One part of the Vicia villosa cultivar HV-30 ecotype Madison, WI linkage group LG6, Vvil1.0, whole genome shotgun sequence genome encodes these proteins:
- the LOC131613193 gene encoding uncharacterized protein LOC131613193 has translation MSDEVAYSLWRSPEIGFSNSNSEGRSGGIITLWKKDRMEVIYSFKGDGFLGIKVRWKENLYSVVNIYSSCDISKKKSTWADLLVLKRKLRYGEWIMGGDFNAIKNGRERKGKAIMVNNKEGELFEEFIFLSDLVKKFSWFSGDGKTKSRIDRFLLSSTVVNRWDVIGQMIGDRNISDHCPIWIMLDNKNWGPKPFKFNNQWFSSDAFIPFVEKEWRSLEVQGRGDFILKEKLRLFKDKLKRWNKEVFRKIELEVEEGVHGINVADERLDFTPISSSFDDDLVRRKEASSSFWKKLRIKENMLLQRSRMTWLKEGDSNSGFFHKK, from the coding sequence ATGAGCGACGAGGTGGCTTATAGTTTATGGAGATCCCCTGAGATTGGCTTTTCTAATTCTAATTCGGAAGGAAGATCGGGGGGGATAATTACTTTATGGAAGAAAGATAGGATGGAGGTTATATATAGTTTCAAAGGTGATGGTTTTTTGGGGATAAAGGTGAGATGGAAGGAAAATCTTTACTCTGTTGTGAATATATATTCTTCTTGCGATATTTCCAAGAAGAAATCCACGTGGGCCGATTTGCTTGTTTTGAAGAGGAAGTTGCGATATGGAGAGTGGATAATGGGAGGTGACTTTAATGCTATTAAGAACGGGAGGGAGAGGAAAGGAAAGGCGATCATGGTTAATAACAAAGAAGGCGAGCTTTTTGAGGAGTTTATTTTCTTGAGTGATTTGGTGAAAAAGTTCTCTTGGTTTAGCGGTGATGGCAAAACGAAGAGTAGGATCGACCGATTTCTTCTATCGAGTACCGTGGTAAATAGATGGGATGTTATTGGTCAAATGATCGGGGATAGGAATATTTCGGATCATTGTCCGATTTGGATTATGTTGGATAACAAAAATTGGGGACCAAAACCGTTCAAATTCAACAATCAATGGTTTTCTTCGGATGCTTTTATTCCTTTTGTGGAAAAGGAGTGGAGAAGCTTGGAAGTTCAAGGAAGAGGAGATTTCATCCTAAAGGAGAAGCTAAGACTTTTTAAAGATAAACTCAAGAGATGGAATAAGGAGGTGTTCAGGAAGATTGAGTTGGAGGTAGAAGAAGGAGTTCATGGTATCAATGTCGCTGATGAAAGGTTAGATTTCACTCCTATTTCTTCTTCCTTTGACGACGATCTTGTCCGTAGAAAAGAAGCTTCTTCTAGCTTTTGGAAGAAGTTAAGGATTAAAGAAAATATGCTTTTACAAAGATCTAGAATGACTTGGCTTAAGGAGGGGGATTCGAATAGTGGTTTCTTTCATAAAAAGTga